A segment of the Nitrospina gracilis 3/211 genome:
ATCGCGCTTCCCATCAGGGCCGCAATGGACAACAGGATTTCACGGCTTCCTTCATAACATGGGGGGATTTCAGGGGTGTAGAGGAACAGGACGCCTACCGTCTCGTTCCGGCTTTTTAGAGGAACGATATAGGAACCGTATTGGTTTTCGCTGCCGAAGGGGCCGGTTTTCCGGGGATAAAACATGCACCAGTCCCGCACCACCATTTCACCGGAAGTGAAACAGCGTCCATAAGGAATGTTATAAAAAGGAATCTCCTTCAAATCTTTCAGGAATCCATTTGGGAATTTCCCGATTTTCACCAACAGGCGCAACACCTGCCTGTCGTTGTCAGCCAGGAAGATTCCTGCTTTGTTTTTAAGTTCAATTCCTTGCTCCGGCTGATCGCTTCCAGCGCTTCCCGCAGCATGGCTTCCATGCTTCTCGAATTTTGAAGCGCCTGCGCCACTTCATGCAGGACTTTGTATTCCTCTTCCCGCAGCCGGGCCTGCCTGAGGGCGTCCTTGCTTTCCGTGATGTCCCGAATGATACCAGTAAAGAGAACCTTCCCGTTTTGGCGGGAAGGGACAATGGTAATTTCGATAGGAAACTCGTGGCCGTTTCGATGCAAGGCGCTCAATTCCAGCTGTTGATTCAATACCCGTGCACCGCCGTTATTCATAAACCGGCGCAGGCCCTCGGAGTGCGCCTGGCGGTAGCGCTCCGGAATGATGATGTCCGCCAGTCTCTTGCCAATCACATCCTGCGCATTCCAGCCAAAAATGGATTCCGCACGCAGGTTCCAGCTACAGACGGTGCCTTCGGTATCGATCGACACAATGGCATCGAATGAATGATCCAGTATGGCTTGATATGTATTTTGAAAATCGAGTTGTCGGTCTCTTTTATTTTGATCATCGGTGGTAAGCATAGTGTCCCCCCTTCCCTGCATCACAGCACAGGATTGAATCTTTCAAAGTTCCCTATGGAGGTATTTTAGAATTGGGGAAAAACCCGGTAAATAGCCTGAAAAAGTCATTTTCGGGGATAGGAACAAATAGACCTGTAAATGCCCGCAGGGTGGTAGGAGACTTTAAAAATGGTAGGCGAGGGTGATCTGGCCAAAATCCTCGTCGCGCAAAAAGATAAAGGGGTCATCATCCGGTTGATTCATGATACCGCGCACTTCCACGGTCAGCCGCCAGTGTTCGTCCAGCCGGGAGCTGGCCTCGATGAAAAACGCCTTGCTCGGGTCTTCCACGTCCTGGATGAAGGCAAACAGGATTTCGGTACCGTTGACATCGTTCCAGCCCCAGCGCAAACCGAAGGTGAGGTCATTCTGGAACAGCGTCGTGGCGCGGGACTGGCGTTCGTCGTAGGACCATTCGGTGAGAACCCCGATGTCCATTCCGGTTCCGAACACGCCGGAAAAAGTGTACTCGTATCCAAAAGTCGTCGCGTAAAAATCTTCCGGGCGCATGTCCCATCGCTGGATCACCTCCAGCTTCCATATCCAGTTCGCATAAATGTAAAGTAGGTCCAGTCCCACCTGGTGTATCTGCTCATAGAAGGGAATGAGAACGGGGGTGCCCGAAGGCGAAATGCCGAAATCGAATGTGGGTTCGCGGCCGGTTCCGGAAAAGGCGGACAAACCGATGTCCCATTTGCCGATGTTCTGAAAATAACGGACGGCGAAATCCGTGTGCCATTCTTCAGCGGCGCTTTCGTAGCGGGGGTTGTCGGTATCGACGAGGAGTGGAGGACGCAGGCGGCCGCCTCCGCCGGGGAAGGTGCGTTCCCGGAAAAAGGGCAGTACAAAAAAGTCGATGATGCCCCAGTCGCGCACCAGGGACACGTTCAACATGGGCTGGCCCAGCTTGTCCTCCCCGTCCAGCCCTTCCAGGAAATCCGTCTGGTTGACGATGTCCACCAGATGAACGGTTTCGGTGACGCCCCAGAATACCTTGCGCACACCCACCCGCACACTTCCAAGATCTCCGGAAAAAATGAAATCCAGTTCACGCAGGTCGAAATGCGTGCGTTCGGAATCAGCGTGATCGTAACGGTAAAACGGAATGAAATAAAACTGGGTCCCGCTTTCAAACTCGTGAAAAATTTCCGGGTTGAGGGCAAGGGAAACGGTGTGGTCTTTTTGACCGGAAAAACTGGCCGAAGTGAAAAACGGACGGGCTTCGCCTTCCACAAAACCGCGCAGATCCCAGGCATGAGACGGTTCATCCCAAATAAGGGCAAGAATAATCCCGACCGTCCATCGACATAGGTGCTGGTGCGATTGCCTCCCCAACCAATCCCACATAGGACACCAATTCTTTGAACAAGGAACTTGAATATTTACCAATCAACGGATGTTCTGCAATCCATTCACCGTAAACCGGCTCTCTCTCAAACCATTATTGAATCTCCAGTTGATGAAATCTGAAACGGTCACCTCTCCCGTCCGGTGGTCGGTCAGCTCATGCCGGTCCCACCGCCAGAACTTCCCATCGTAAAGTCTGTAACCGAAAAACCTGAACGTTTTGACATGATTTCCGGAAAGGTCGTAGGAATCGATCTGTTGAAAGCGAAAGTGATCGGTGTCGATCCACATCACCTGCCGTGAGTAAATCGTGCTTTTTTCTTTCGGAAATCGGTTCACCAGGTAGCACTCCAGTTCCCCACAGGGTTTGGTTTCCAGATATTCATAGGTGTACTTTTCCGGTTCGGTGCGGATAAGATCCTCGGTCTGGAACTCCGTCCCCATGAAGTCACTGCCCTTGGTCTGGGTACTGATGCGCTTCACCCGCCGCAGGTCGGGAATGTAAACCCACAGATCGTCGAACGTGTCCTTGTGGGTCCAGATCAAAAAGGCCATCCCCTTGACGTCGGCCGGGTGGTGAAACTGCATGAGCACCTTGTCGGTGTTCTCTTCCGTCGCCAGGATCTTCATCGACATCATGCGGGTGATGATTTCCCGATCCTTCTTTTTTATATGAATGGCCACATCCGCCGTAGTGTCGTTGTATTTATCAAAGGTTTCTTCTGCTTTGAAGGCGATGGCGCGGCCTGTTTCCTGCGGGGATTCAGAAGAGAGGTCAAGCGG
Coding sequences within it:
- a CDS encoding PAS domain-containing protein, which produces MQGRGDTMLTTDDQNKRDRQLDFQNTYQAILDHSFDAIVSIDTEGTVCSWNLRAESIFGWNAQDVIGKRLADIIIPERYRQAHSEGLRRFMNNGGARVLNQQLELSALHRNGHEFPIEITIVPSRQNGKVLFTGIIRDITESKDALRQARLREEEYKVLHEVAQALQNSRSMEAMLREALEAISRSKELNLKTKQESSWLTTTGRCCACW
- a CDS encoding outer membrane lipoprotein-sorting protein, with translation MKTILLTIVFAVAFQPLDLSSESPQETGRAIAFKAEETFDKYNDTTADVAIHIKKKDREIITRMMSMKILATEENTDKVLMQFHHPADVKGMAFLIWTHKDTFDDLWVYIPDLRRVKRISTQTKGSDFMGTEFQTEDLIRTEPEKYTYEYLETKPCGELECYLVNRFPKEKSTIYSRQVMWIDTDHFRFQQIDSYDLSGNHVKTFRFFGYRLYDGKFWRWDRHELTDHRTGEVTVSDFINWRFNNGLRESRFTVNGLQNIR